One region of Primulina tabacum isolate GXHZ01 chromosome 1, ASM2559414v2, whole genome shotgun sequence genomic DNA includes:
- the LOC142550577 gene encoding wound-induced basic protein, giving the protein MIYDVNSPLFRSFLSQKGGSSDKRKTEEQKPREQKPKANENKPVMNE; this is encoded by the exons ATGATTTACGACGTCAATTCTCCCCTTTTCCGTTCTTTCCTCAGTCAGAAGGGTGGCTCTTCCGACAAGAG GAAAACTGAAGAGCAGAAGCCAAGGGAACAGAAGCCAAAAGCAAATGAAAACAAACCTGTTATGAATGAGTAA